One segment of Rattus norvegicus strain BN/NHsdMcwi chromosome 16, GRCr8, whole genome shotgun sequence DNA contains the following:
- the Triml2 gene encoding probable E3 ubiquitin-protein ligase TRIML2, whose amino-acid sequence MSQVPKPHLPCSITEEPHCGTHPEPSQLFSDEDQIIISSKCFQSPEHKRHEACGIQESAEYYRKLFQETLVTLKEKLEAAACLLAEERERMVTIQEEEQSFKEMIEAEYKMIFQLLTEGKKAPFSSQPGCKFDLNLNGPNQNQLMTFGTELMQKSQKMLQRLSHLGSENMGKLKASEAWLSEHLCSLQKIITDLERNCGESAVALLQNAECYLKRSESILLQSLEPAQITDLSACRIIGTSNVLLRLQRHITLDPDTAHPSLVVSEDLRHVAFRDTPKTGPDTPRRFDFSASVLGAESFDSGRHYWEVAVGQATQWQVGICDCTERTNSIPGTSGDKVLLMGSLMGADCTLWVFPPLRKVWLRKQMYKVGVFLDCECGQVSFYNVTEQSLIYSFSALTFRGAVKPIFSLCITNGDRSSDSLTVCPPQTHP is encoded by the exons ATGTCCCAAGTGCCCAAGCCCCACTTACCATGCAGCATCACAGAGGAGCCACACTGTGGGACACACCCGGAACCATCGCAGCTCTTCAGTGACGAGGACCAAATCATAATTTCCAGCAAATGTTTCCAATCACCAGAGCACAAGCGGCATGAGGCATGTGGTATCCAAGAATCTGCTGAGTATTATAGG AAGTTATTCCAGGAAACCCTGGTTACACTGAAGgagaagcttgaagcagctgCATGCTTATTGGCTGAAGAGCGAGAGAGAATGGTGACAATTCAG gaagaggaacagaGCTTTAAAGAGATGATCGAGGCCGAGTATAAGATGATATTCCAGTTACTGACTGAAGGGAAGAAAGCGCCATTTTCAAGCCAGCCAGGCTGCAAATTTGACCTGAACTTAAACGGGCCTAACCAGAACCAGCTGATGACGTTTGGCACTGAGCTCATGCAGAAGTCTCAAAAAATGCTACAG AGACTTAGCCACCTGGGGAGCGAGAACATGGGCAAACTGAAGGCGAGCGAAGCCTGGCTTTCTGAGCACCTCTGCAGCCTCCAGAAGATCATCACAGACCTAGAGCGGAACTGTGGAGAATCTGCCGTTGCACTGCTCCAG AATGCAGAGTGCTATTTAAAAAG GAGTGAGTCTATACTGCTTCAGAGCCTAGAGCCAGCTCAGATAACAGACCTGAGTGCATGCCGGATAATCGGGACAAGCAATGTTCTCCTGAGGCTCCAAA GACATATTACTCTGGACCCAGACACAGCTCACCCCTCCCTAGTCGTATCTGAAGACCTGAGACATGTGGCATTCCGAGACACACCAAAAACTGGGCCTGACACTCCAAGGAGATTCGACTTCAGCGCTTCAGTGTTGGGTGCGGAGAGCTTCGACTCAGGGAGGCATTACTGGGAAGTGGCTGTGGGCCAGGCGACCCAGTGGCAGGTGGGGATATGTGACTGTACAGAAAGAACGAACAGCATTCCTGGGACTTCCGGAGATAAAGTCTTGCTCATGGGGTCCCTGATGGGGGCTGATTGTACCCTCTGGGTCTTTCCCCCTTTAAGAAAGGTCTGGCTGAGAAAGCAAATGTACAAAGTTGGAGTCTTCCTTGACTGTGAATGTGGGCAAGTATCATTCTACAATGTGACAGAGCAATCCCTCATTTACAGTTTCTCTGCCCTCACCTTCCGAGGAGCGGTTAAACCaatattttctctttgtattACAAATGGAGACAGGAGTTCAGACTCTCTCACTGTCTGTCCCCCTCAGACTCATCCCTGA